In Peromyscus eremicus chromosome X, PerEre_H2_v1, whole genome shotgun sequence, the sequence CCATGTGAACTTCTAGCAaatctcctgtccccacctcttaTAGGCATCTAGTATTACAGATATATGGCACTGAATCCATGTTTTGACACAGATTCGGGATCAGACAACTCATCAGGATTATATGGCTAGTGTTTTTACAGgttgagcaatctccccagccttGGATTTCTTGATCTACAGAATATATGTATGAAGAAAATGAACGCTTATGAACAGACAGAATATATGTATGCAGAAAACGGATGCTTATGAACAGACTCCCCATGTTATACATTCCTACTCAAaagtaatgttttgttttttcaggtcAACATGGCCATGCCAGAAAAGTCAAGTGGTGTCAAACCATCTGAGGATTGCAGCAATTTTCCCGAGATTATTGAACTCAATGTAGGTGGCCAGGTATACATAACTCGCTATCCTACTCTGATCAGCATTCCTGGTTCCCGGCTCTGGGAAATGTTCAGTGTAAAGAACCCTTGCTCCCTGATCCAGGACAACAAAGGGAGATTCTTCATCGATCGAGATGGTTTTCTCTTTCGTTATGTCCTAGACTACATGAGAGATCTGCAGGTAGTACTTCCTGACCACTTTCCAGAGTGTGGCCGGCTCCATAGGGAAGCAGAATACTTTAAGTTGCCAGAACTGGCGAAGATGTTGGCCCTTAAAATGAACAAGCTCAGCTCAGTTGGCAACGACTCATGTCAAATTGATCTGGAAGAGCTTTCCCCCAGCATCGACACCACTTTTAATTTCTCTTCAACTAATACCATTCATATCAGTGGCCCTGATAATTCCGTGGTTCTGACAGCTGCCACTGGTTCTGAGCTCAAGAAGGCTGGCTTCATCACTATTGGCTATCGAGGCTCCTATACTCTGGGCAGGGACAGCCAAACAGATGCCAAATTCCGCCGTGTGGCCAGAATCATGGTGTGTGGTAAGATCTCCTTAGCCAAAGAAGTGTTCGGCGACACTCTGAATGAGAGCAGAGACCCAGACCGCCCTCCTGAGCGATACACTTCTCGATACTACCTCAAATTCACTTTTCTGGAACAAGCCTTCGACAAACTAGCTGATGCTGGCTTCCACATGGTAGCATGCAACTCCACTGGCACCTGCACTGTCACGCACGACCAAACAGATGACAGGATCTGGACCTCTTACACTGAATACGTTTTTTATCGTGAGTGACACTTAAAAATCACCCAGGAAACACAAACGCCCAAACAGTCTCCCTCCTCTGTTCCCATACCAACTGTATCCTTTAGAAATAGACACACTAATCCCTCTAGGCTCCTGAGTGTTCTGTATAATCTTGGACAATGCCACTTCTCTCATCACAGCCACTTGAACTTTGTCGGTTTTCTTCTTACACATCGTTCCAGTCTGTCTGTATACCAACCTTCT encodes:
- the LOC131899336 gene encoding BTB/POZ domain-containing protein KCTD12-like, yielding MAMPEKSSGVKPSEDCSNFPEIIELNVGGQVYITRYPTLISIPGSRLWEMFSVKNPCSLIQDNKGRFFIDRDGFLFRYVLDYMRDLQVVLPDHFPECGRLHREAEYFKLPELAKMLALKMNKLSSVGNDSCQIDLEELSPSIDTTFNFSSTNTIHISGPDNSVVLTAATGSELKKAGFITIGYRGSYTLGRDSQTDAKFRRVARIMVCGKISLAKEVFGDTLNESRDPDRPPERYTSRYYLKFTFLEQAFDKLADAGFHMVACNSTGTCTVTHDQTDDRIWTSYTEYVFYRE